The Peribacillus sp. FSL E2-0218 genome contains a region encoding:
- a CDS encoding IS1182 family transposase produces MLSKHDSIQRDQLEMITLDQLVPPNHLVRKMEAAIDFTFIYDLVKDMYSEVGRPSIDPVILVKLTFIQYTFGIRSMRKTIEEVETNMAYRWFLGYGFHDKVPHFSTFGKNYERRFKDTDLFEQIFCRILMTAANKKLISVEHVFVDSTHVKASANKRKFEKKIVRKETRAYQGRLQEEINQDRENHGKKPFPPDKFDKEETKAIKESTTDPESGYYVKDERTKQFAYSFHAAADGNGFVLGTIVTPGNTHDSHILEPLVEQVIEKVGKPEAVAADAAYKTPAITSYLFNKEITPALPYTRPRTKEGFFRKHDYVYDEHFDCYLCPSGETLKYSTTNKEGYREYKSPKQICATCSFLSRCTESKDHQKVVTRHIWQAYVEEADHLRHHQEVKPIYAKRKETIERVFADAKEKHGMRWTTLRGLKKLSMQAMLTFAAMNVKKMATWTWQGPKTA; encoded by the coding sequence ATGCTTTCTAAACATGATTCTATTCAGCGAGATCAACTTGAAATGATTACTTTAGATCAACTGGTGCCACCGAACCATTTGGTTCGTAAAATGGAGGCTGCCATTGACTTCACTTTCATTTATGACTTGGTGAAAGATATGTACTCAGAGGTAGGACGCCCAAGTATTGATCCAGTTATTTTAGTTAAACTGACTTTCATTCAATATACCTTCGGTATTCGTTCCATGCGTAAAACGATTGAAGAAGTTGAAACCAATATGGCTTATCGTTGGTTCTTAGGCTATGGTTTCCATGATAAAGTGCCTCATTTCTCTACGTTCGGAAAAAATTATGAGCGACGCTTTAAAGATACAGACCTGTTTGAACAGATTTTCTGTCGCATTTTAATGACAGCTGCTAATAAAAAGTTAATAAGTGTAGAACACGTTTTCGTGGATTCCACACATGTGAAAGCCAGTGCGAATAAACGGAAATTTGAAAAGAAAATCGTTCGTAAAGAAACACGAGCGTATCAAGGACGTCTTCAAGAAGAAATCAATCAAGATCGTGAAAACCATGGAAAGAAGCCTTTTCCACCAGATAAATTTGATAAGGAAGAAACCAAAGCAATTAAAGAAAGTACTACGGATCCTGAGAGTGGCTACTATGTGAAAGATGAACGAACAAAACAGTTTGCCTATTCATTCCATGCGGCCGCAGACGGCAACGGTTTTGTATTGGGAACGATTGTAACACCTGGTAATACACATGACAGTCATATTTTGGAGCCACTTGTTGAGCAAGTGATTGAGAAAGTTGGAAAACCAGAAGCAGTTGCCGCAGATGCAGCTTATAAAACACCAGCGATTACAAGCTACCTATTTAACAAAGAAATCACACCTGCTTTACCCTATACACGTCCTCGTACAAAAGAAGGATTCTTTCGCAAACATGACTATGTTTACGATGAACACTTTGATTGTTACCTTTGCCCTTCGGGAGAAACTTTAAAGTACTCAACAACAAATAAAGAGGGCTATCGCGAGTACAAATCGCCCAAACAAATTTGTGCAACATGCTCATTTTTATCACGGTGTACGGAAAGCAAAGACCATCAAAAAGTAGTGACACGGCATATCTGGCAAGCATATGTGGAAGAAGCAGATCATCTGCGTCATCATCAAGAGGTAAAACCTATATATGCGAAACGCAAAGAAACGATTGAGCGTGTATTCGCAGATGCAAAAGAAAAGCATGGTATGCGTTGGACTACTTTAAGGGGACTTAAAAAATTGTCGATGCAGGCGATGCTTACTTTCGCTGCCATGAATGTAAAGAAGATGGCCACTTGGACATGGCAAGGTCCTAAAACGGCTTAA
- a CDS encoding glycerate kinase — MKVVIAPDSFKESLPADEVARAIQAGFLSIFPQAEYHLLPIADGGEGTLQALVSAHNGSIESVFVTGPLGIPVEAKIAFSNDGKTAFIEMAEACGLHLVPMGRRNPLHTTSFGVGELMLHALNHGAAELIIGVGGSSTNDGGVGMASALGYEFFDEQGKQVEGIGKDLFHITSLSDRNRDRRLDTVKIIVAADVDNPLTGRDGATYIYGPQKGLPKEMLNEMDQAMGRFHQIAGSYMGTDVSSLPGSGAGGGMGAGLLLFTGAQIKKGIDLVLEHLKMKEICQDADIVIVGEGKIDSQTIYGKAPAGVAKCAPRKAKVIAICGSVGEGSEALYDHGFDAIFPTIPAMLPIENILSGAFANIERTSRNVAALLRNERDGSNG; from the coding sequence ATGAAAGTAGTCATTGCACCAGATTCATTTAAAGAGAGTTTACCAGCAGACGAAGTGGCAAGAGCCATTCAAGCTGGATTTCTGTCCATTTTCCCGCAAGCGGAGTATCACTTGCTGCCAATTGCAGATGGCGGTGAAGGTACGCTACAGGCATTGGTATCCGCACATAACGGAAGCATCGAAAGCGTATTCGTTACAGGCCCGCTTGGAATTCCGGTAGAAGCGAAAATAGCATTCTCGAATGATGGAAAGACAGCTTTTATCGAAATGGCGGAGGCTTGCGGATTACACCTTGTTCCGATGGGTCGGCGAAATCCGTTACATACCACTTCCTTTGGTGTGGGAGAGCTGATGCTTCATGCGCTGAATCATGGAGCTGCGGAACTAATCATTGGAGTGGGCGGGAGTTCAACGAATGATGGCGGTGTGGGCATGGCATCCGCGCTTGGTTATGAATTTTTCGATGAACAAGGAAAGCAGGTAGAGGGTATCGGCAAGGATCTATTTCATATAACTTCATTGTCTGATCGCAACCGTGATCGGCGTTTGGATACTGTGAAAATAATAGTGGCGGCAGATGTCGATAACCCCTTAACGGGCAGGGATGGTGCTACATATATCTATGGACCGCAAAAAGGGCTGCCTAAAGAGATGTTGAATGAGATGGATCAAGCCATGGGCAGATTTCATCAAATCGCAGGCAGCTATATGGGAACGGATGTCTCCTCCTTGCCGGGAAGCGGTGCAGGCGGAGGGATGGGGGCAGGTCTGCTGTTATTCACAGGAGCTCAAATAAAGAAGGGGATCGATCTCGTGCTGGAGCATTTGAAGATGAAAGAAATCTGCCAAGATGCGGATATCGTGATCGTCGGCGAAGGAAAAATAGATAGCCAAACAATATATGGAAAAGCACCTGCAGGCGTAGCGAAATGTGCGCCGCGAAAAGCGAAGGTGATAGCGATTTGCGGAAGTGTGGGTGAAGGCTCGGAGGCTCTTTATGATCATGGCTTTGATGCGATCTTCCCCACCATTCCTGCCATGCTGCCAATTGAAAACATTCTAAGCGGTGCATTTGCAAATATCGAGAGAACATCTCGAAATGTGGCAGCATTGCTTCGAAATGAAAGGGACGGTTCCAATGGATGA
- a CDS encoding Gfo/Idh/MocA family oxidoreductase, with protein sequence MKKRIAIIGGGQMAEKVHVSYYRTRNEVEIVAVVGSNFERTKEFAERNGIARYYTDVEEMFQAEHPDIVSVCTPNKFHHEHVMKALEHGCHVLCEKPPSISSQEARQMQEVAKEKNLILAYNFHHRFAEDVEIMQQKVAEGVLGDVYVVKAKALRRSGVPGWGNFTNKEAQGGGPLIDLGVHMLDAALHVLGYPKVEKVTAKMFQKIGTKKSHGSFGEWDPNKYEVEDSLFGFIELEGGCLLQIETSFALNIKETSIMNVEFLGDEAGATLFPAHIYSDRKGELVTILDRKTADPERLQKGMAAFVDKCLGKEVMVADGREGYLIMQLVEALYQSAEKGESITI encoded by the coding sequence ATGAAGAAGAGAATTGCGATAATTGGTGGAGGGCAAATGGCGGAAAAGGTCCATGTTTCATACTACCGTACCAGGAATGAGGTTGAAATTGTCGCAGTTGTCGGCTCAAATTTCGAACGGACAAAAGAGTTTGCGGAACGGAATGGAATCGCCCGATACTATACGGATGTAGAGGAAATGTTTCAAGCGGAACACCCGGACATCGTCAGTGTCTGCACGCCGAATAAATTCCATCATGAGCATGTCATGAAGGCTTTGGAGCATGGCTGTCATGTTCTCTGCGAGAAGCCGCCTTCCATTTCAAGCCAAGAAGCAAGGCAGATGCAAGAAGTGGCTAAAGAAAAAAATCTAATTCTCGCTTATAATTTTCACCATCGCTTTGCCGAAGACGTTGAAATCATGCAGCAAAAAGTGGCGGAAGGCGTGCTTGGGGATGTTTATGTTGTAAAAGCGAAGGCGCTCCGCCGAAGCGGTGTACCTGGTTGGGGAAATTTCACTAACAAAGAAGCGCAGGGCGGGGGGCCCCTGATAGATTTGGGCGTCCACATGCTCGATGCCGCCCTCCATGTTTTAGGTTATCCAAAAGTCGAAAAGGTAACGGCAAAAATGTTTCAAAAAATCGGCACGAAAAAATCGCACGGATCTTTTGGTGAATGGGATCCAAACAAGTATGAAGTGGAGGATTCCCTATTTGGATTCATAGAGCTTGAAGGCGGGTGCTTGCTGCAAATCGAGACTTCATTTGCTCTGAATATAAAAGAAACATCCATCATGAATGTGGAATTCCTAGGGGATGAGGCGGGTGCAACCCTGTTTCCTGCCCATATTTATTCCGATCGAAAAGGGGAATTGGTGACGATATTGGATAGGAAGACAGCCGATCCAGAAAGGCTACAGAAAGGAATGGCAGCCTTTGTTGATAAATGCCTAGGCAAAGAGGTCATGGTGGCTGATGGAAGAGAAGGTTACTTGATCATGCAACTCGTCGAAGCTCTCTATCAATCTGCTGAAAAAGGTGAAAGCATAACGATATGA
- a CDS encoding MerR family transcriptional regulator codes for MNIYRIGQLAELANVSRRTIDYYTQLGMLNYEKTGSRYRYYTEDALNRLQMINRYKEQNMPLNEIKERLQVWKQTTVDSEQVLLMVDKLSADLKELENELMELKPLLNQLDEQQVSFAVKQLSVRSSSLLSIIAMLA; via the coding sequence GTGAATATTTATCGGATTGGCCAGCTCGCTGAACTTGCAAATGTCTCGAGGAGAACCATTGATTATTACACACAACTAGGAATGCTGAACTACGAAAAAACTGGGTCCAGATACCGATATTACACGGAAGATGCACTAAACCGTCTTCAAATGATCAATCGGTATAAAGAACAGAATATGCCTTTGAATGAAATCAAGGAACGATTGCAGGTCTGGAAGCAAACCACCGTCGATTCTGAGCAAGTGCTCTTGATGGTGGACAAATTGTCTGCAGACCTTAAGGAGCTGGAAAATGAATTGATGGAATTAAAGCCTTTGCTCAACCAGCTCGATGAACAGCAGGTCTCGTTTGCCGTAAAGCAGCTTTCCGTTAGAAGCAGCTCTTTATTGAGCATCATTGCCATGCTTGCTTAA
- a CDS encoding SulP family inorganic anion transporter produces the protein MIKDTRFQGYNMKGFQKDVTAGLVVGVVAIPLGLAFAIASGVEPIYGLYTTIIAGILISILGGSKYQIGGPTGAFVPLLFGIVMQYGYESLLIAGFLAGLMLVLMGLLKLGNLMKFIPRPVIIGFTTGIAIIIFSGQIASFLGMKVEKHEAFIDNMKELVIKADTISLYSIAVACICFIVILLAPRVLPRVPGPLLGLLVSTLAAYFLFRDKVATIGSTYGAIPKGFPEFHVPELSVETIITLLPVAFTIALLGGVESLLSATVADNMGGTKHDSNKELVGQGIANMATPFFGGIPATGAIARTATNIKSGAVSPMSGVIHGIVVLLVLLVLSPFAAHIPLASMAPILMFVAWNMSERKEFAHVLKTKTTDSAVLLVTFLVTVFTDLIMGVGIGLLIAFVTFIKKMSHTLKVRERKDDITEIVSTDDSGSKINVYNLEGPLFFGSIDVLESSILANLDNKTKILVLSMRRVTYMDTSAEAALLAIVNRIGKYKGKLIISGIQQQPKELLLSTGLYHKIEKQHFFKSREDALYFAKKQLNGSADKVV, from the coding sequence ATGATAAAAGATACTAGATTTCAAGGATATAACATGAAGGGTTTTCAAAAAGACGTAACGGCAGGATTGGTTGTAGGCGTCGTAGCCATTCCTCTAGGACTTGCATTTGCAATTGCTTCAGGCGTAGAACCGATATACGGATTATATACGACGATCATAGCGGGAATTCTCATTTCCATTTTGGGAGGATCTAAATATCAAATTGGTGGACCTACAGGTGCATTCGTTCCCTTATTATTCGGCATCGTTATGCAATATGGCTATGAAAGCTTGCTGATTGCCGGGTTTTTGGCGGGACTGATGTTAGTCCTGATGGGCCTGCTAAAGCTGGGCAATTTGATGAAGTTCATCCCCCGTCCAGTCATCATCGGTTTTACGACAGGCATTGCCATCATCATCTTTTCGGGACAGATTGCCAGCTTCCTGGGAATGAAAGTGGAAAAGCATGAAGCGTTTATAGATAACATGAAGGAGCTTGTGATTAAAGCGGACACGATCAGTTTATATAGTATTGCTGTTGCGTGTATATGCTTCATCGTCATCCTGCTGGCACCAAGAGTTCTGCCACGAGTGCCAGGACCTCTGCTGGGCCTGCTTGTCTCGACATTGGCAGCCTACTTTTTATTTCGGGATAAGGTAGCCACCATTGGATCGACGTATGGAGCCATTCCGAAAGGGTTCCCCGAATTCCATGTACCGGAGTTATCAGTGGAAACCATCATCACACTCCTCCCAGTTGCCTTTACGATTGCCTTGTTAGGCGGTGTTGAGTCATTGTTATCCGCCACGGTGGCTGATAACATGGGAGGAACCAAGCATGATAGCAATAAGGAATTGGTTGGCCAAGGGATTGCGAATATGGCGACTCCATTCTTTGGCGGGATACCGGCAACGGGTGCCATTGCGAGGACTGCGACAAACATAAAAAGCGGTGCCGTTTCCCCTATGTCTGGAGTCATTCATGGAATCGTCGTTTTGTTGGTTTTGCTCGTGCTTTCTCCTTTTGCAGCGCATATACCATTGGCCAGCATGGCACCGATATTGATGTTTGTAGCCTGGAATATGAGTGAAAGGAAGGAATTCGCTCATGTATTGAAAACGAAGACGACCGATTCAGCTGTTTTATTAGTGACTTTTCTCGTCACGGTCTTCACTGATTTAATCATGGGAGTCGGCATTGGCTTATTGATTGCGTTCGTCACCTTCATTAAGAAAATGAGCCATACGTTAAAGGTCAGGGAAAGGAAAGATGATATCACGGAAATCGTCTCAACCGATGATTCGGGTTCAAAGATCAATGTGTATAACTTGGAGGGGCCGTTATTCTTTGGATCGATAGATGTATTGGAGTCTTCGATATTGGCAAATTTGGATAATAAGACGAAGATATTGGTATTAAGCATGCGGCGGGTAACCTATATGGATACCTCAGCAGAGGCTGCACTATTGGCGATCGTTAATCGCATCGGAAAATACAAAGGAAAACTGATCATTTCCGGAATCCAGCAACAACCGAAGGAATTGCTTCTCAGCACGGGACTGTATCATAAAATCGAAAAACAGCATTTTTTCAAATCCAGGGAAGATGCCCTCTATTTTGCGAAAAAGCAATTGAATGGAAGTGCGGATAAAGTAGTCTAA
- a CDS encoding carboxylesterase/lipase family protein, producing the protein MIGSIVTTAKGHLQGTMEKDIYVWRGVRYAKAPVSALRFRSPEPVEKWGGVVDAVEFGPIPPQPNDWAGTEKMDEDCLFLNIWSPRADDKKRPVIVWIPGGANIFGAGSIDQYNGHSLAKNGDVVVVSINYRVGALGYVDFTDFVDRGETFETNLGLRDQVASLRWIKENIEVFGGDPENVSIFGELSGGNTVTTLLTVPSARGLFQKAIALSPTPTSVYGKEIAQRISERFLQILGIGKNEVHRLKSLPVADILAASSRLLQENSQAMPGTLPFGPVVDGDVLPDYPLESIRSKSTEGIPLLIGTKRDDVPLFGQIESPFIPAHAEVVEKLFENTDPEAKGRIENAYGSFPEKEKTLGKGGLPIYHIPSVWYAEVYSRFEKTWMYHSDCKTAADRISEWGGLPGLEHPFAFRNFNATFVRRIRSDRFKSSRKVTDRIKNHWVNFAKYGDPNPPEGEIWPKYNEANRYTMIFDKRDYIEKDPHRMIRLAWEGAKIYK; encoded by the coding sequence ATGATAGGATCAATCGTAACGACTGCAAAAGGGCATCTTCAAGGGACGATGGAAAAAGATATATATGTTTGGCGTGGAGTCAGGTATGCCAAGGCGCCAGTTTCTGCCTTGCGTTTCCGCTCACCCGAGCCAGTCGAGAAATGGGGCGGTGTAGTGGATGCGGTGGAGTTCGGTCCGATTCCGCCACAGCCGAACGACTGGGCAGGCACAGAAAAAATGGATGAAGATTGCCTATTCCTTAATATATGGTCACCAAGAGCGGATGATAAAAAGCGACCCGTCATTGTATGGATTCCAGGTGGGGCAAACATTTTTGGAGCAGGGTCCATCGATCAGTATAATGGGCATTCATTGGCTAAGAATGGAGATGTTGTCGTTGTTAGCATCAATTACCGGGTAGGGGCATTGGGGTATGTGGATTTTACCGATTTTGTTGATAGAGGTGAAACATTCGAAACCAATTTAGGTTTACGCGACCAAGTGGCATCGTTAAGATGGATCAAGGAAAATATAGAGGTTTTTGGCGGCGATCCGGAAAATGTTTCGATTTTTGGGGAACTGTCTGGAGGCAACACCGTTACGACCTTACTGACTGTACCATCGGCAAGAGGGCTTTTTCAAAAGGCCATTGCCCTAAGCCCCACCCCGACATCTGTATACGGAAAAGAAATCGCACAACGAATCAGTGAAAGGTTCCTTCAGATTTTGGGAATCGGCAAGAATGAAGTACATCGATTAAAGTCACTCCCCGTTGCAGACATCCTCGCCGCGTCCTCGCGGTTACTACAGGAAAATTCACAAGCCATGCCCGGCACCCTGCCATTTGGACCTGTCGTCGATGGTGATGTTTTGCCTGATTATCCACTTGAGTCGATTCGCTCGAAAAGCACCGAGGGCATACCCTTGCTTATAGGAACAAAACGAGACGATGTGCCATTATTCGGCCAAATCGAATCCCCTTTCATCCCGGCACATGCAGAGGTGGTCGAAAAATTGTTTGAAAACACTGACCCAGAGGCAAAGGGGCGGATTGAAAATGCTTATGGGTCGTTCCCAGAAAAGGAAAAGACGCTGGGTAAAGGCGGTCTTCCAATATACCATATTCCTTCCGTTTGGTATGCGGAGGTATACAGCCGTTTTGAAAAAACCTGGATGTATCACTCTGATTGTAAAACGGCTGCCGATCGTATAAGCGAATGGGGGGGACTTCCGGGTTTGGAACACCCTTTTGCATTCCGGAATTTCAATGCCACCTTTGTGAGGCGGATCCGTTCCGACCGTTTCAAGTCATCACGTAAGGTAACAGACAGGATAAAGAACCATTGGGTTAATTTTGCGAAATATGGAGATCCAAATCCGCCTGAGGGGGAAATTTGGCCGAAATACAATGAAGCCAATCGTTACACGATGATTTTTGATAAAAGAGATTATATTGAAAAAGATCCTCATAGAATGATAAGGTTGGCATGGGAAGGCGCAAAAATCTACAAATGA
- the pgmB gene encoding beta-phosphoglucomutase, whose amino-acid sequence MDEKFIDAVVFDLDGVITDTAHYHFLAWRDLAREINIDIDEMFNERLKGVSRMASLELILQEGNRQNDFSLSEKEEMAEKKNQHYCQFLKQLTPHDILPGIIELITAIKSEGVPIGLASVSRNASTVLKALQLEDTFDYVVDASKVKKSKPDPEIFLTACNQLEANPKRSIGIEDASAGIDSIKASEMFAVGVGNTLFKSDYQVDATNELNWEVIKAEYIKSVKVTRS is encoded by the coding sequence ATGGATGAAAAATTTATCGATGCTGTAGTATTTGACCTTGATGGTGTCATAACGGATACAGCGCATTATCATTTCCTGGCTTGGCGGGACCTCGCTCGTGAGATAAACATCGATATTGACGAAATGTTTAACGAGAGGTTAAAGGGCGTAAGCCGCATGGCTTCACTTGAACTGATTCTACAGGAAGGCAATCGACAAAATGACTTTTCGCTAAGTGAAAAAGAAGAAATGGCTGAAAAGAAGAATCAACATTATTGTCAGTTTTTGAAGCAGTTGACGCCTCATGATATACTGCCGGGAATCATCGAGCTGATAACCGCCATCAAAAGTGAAGGAGTCCCTATTGGCCTTGCTTCCGTTTCCAGAAATGCAAGCACTGTATTGAAGGCACTTCAGTTAGAGGATACTTTTGATTATGTTGTCGATGCTTCAAAAGTGAAAAAGTCAAAACCCGATCCGGAAATTTTCCTAACTGCATGTAACCAGCTTGAGGCAAACCCAAAACGTTCAATTGGTATTGAAGATGCATCTGCAGGCATCGACTCGATCAAGGCAAGCGAAATGTTTGCTGTAGGAGTGGGCAATACCCTTTTCAAATCCGATTATCAGGTAGATGCAACGAACGAACTCAATTGGGAAGTAATCAAGGCTGAATATATCAAGTCCGTAAAAGTAACGCGCTCATGA
- a CDS encoding glycoside hydrolase family 65 protein yields MKKLEENSFDPRYINKFASLMTVGNGYFGLRASHEENYVNQTRGMYVAGIYNKATVNEPSDLVNLPDVAGMNIELDGEVFSLLTGEILSYKRQLNLENGELRRDILWKSRTGSRFRLTFQRFAAKNDRHVLATKLTVTSLDKPAQMKIVTGIDAQQTNFGRQHLIEEKVRVAEGDLLQGTYKTTESGHTIAIATCCTGSVKGEMSHTAKNRQLLSAINQDLLADTPFVLEKMGVIFTSLDGDLRGESPEEASEAVLRSCSAAGYDALLHKSAGEWAQFWMEKRIKVASTRDFDQLAIDFSLYQLEVMTPAHDERFSVGAKGLTGEGYKGHVFWDTEIFITPFHLYTEPEKARKLLRYRYLRLKQALDKAASNGYEGALFPWESAFTGEEETPEFAAINIKTGKRQKVASALAEHHIVADIAYTVVKYYQNTWDDSFMKKEGLELLKETSRFWISRAVEENDQLVIKDVIGPDEYTEHIDNNAFTNYMAWYNVEQALFFMDKYGDDDRQLKDRGHEFLKRLYLPKANDDKIIPQDDTFLSKPEIDLSRYKQAQGSQGILMDYSRQEVNEMQILKQADVVMLLYLLPDVFPSDIIYENLRYYEEHTIHDSSLSKAIHAIVAARAGEIEKAYEFFQESCLIDLGPNPQSSDEGLHAASLGAIWMAAMFGFANVSIKNQRLSLDPKLPSGWSELAFPLNFQGSRLHVALTHNQAVITKVSGDDVCIELNGTEFLVSDKFAMDLH; encoded by the coding sequence ATGAAAAAATTAGAAGAAAATAGTTTCGATCCGCGCTATATAAATAAATTCGCTAGTTTAATGACTGTAGGCAACGGATATTTCGGTCTGCGTGCTTCCCATGAAGAAAATTATGTAAATCAAACAAGAGGGATGTATGTGGCAGGGATTTATAATAAAGCTACAGTCAATGAACCGTCCGATTTGGTCAACTTGCCAGATGTGGCGGGCATGAATATTGAGCTTGATGGAGAGGTCTTTTCCCTATTAACAGGAGAGATTCTTTCCTACAAACGCCAGTTGAACCTTGAAAACGGGGAACTGCGACGTGATATATTATGGAAAAGCAGAACCGGTTCACGCTTCCGCCTTACGTTTCAGCGTTTTGCCGCAAAAAACGACCGCCATGTTCTGGCAACTAAATTGACGGTTACTTCTTTGGATAAACCTGCTCAAATGAAAATCGTGACTGGAATCGATGCACAGCAAACGAATTTTGGAAGACAGCATCTTATTGAAGAAAAGGTTCGTGTTGCGGAAGGGGACTTGCTTCAGGGAACCTATAAAACAACCGAATCGGGGCATACCATCGCAATTGCAACATGTTGTACTGGTTCAGTCAAAGGCGAGATGTCCCACACTGCTAAAAATAGGCAGCTGCTATCCGCCATTAATCAGGACCTTCTGGCTGATACCCCTTTCGTTCTTGAAAAAATGGGCGTCATTTTTACGTCCCTGGATGGTGATTTAAGGGGGGAAAGCCCTGAAGAAGCAAGTGAAGCGGTCCTACGAAGCTGCTCTGCTGCTGGATATGATGCTTTGCTGCATAAATCGGCAGGGGAGTGGGCGCAATTTTGGATGGAAAAGCGCATCAAAGTGGCATCGACGAGGGATTTTGACCAGCTTGCCATCGATTTTTCCCTATATCAACTGGAGGTCATGACACCTGCCCATGATGAACGGTTTAGCGTAGGTGCAAAGGGTTTGACGGGAGAAGGATATAAAGGACATGTGTTTTGGGATACGGAAATATTCATAACACCGTTTCATCTGTATACGGAGCCGGAAAAAGCGAGAAAGCTTTTGCGTTACCGTTACTTGAGGCTGAAGCAGGCGCTGGATAAAGCTGCATCGAATGGCTATGAAGGGGCTTTGTTCCCTTGGGAAAGTGCATTCACTGGTGAAGAAGAAACACCTGAATTTGCAGCCATCAACATTAAAACCGGGAAGCGTCAGAAGGTGGCCTCCGCTTTGGCGGAGCACCATATTGTTGCAGACATTGCCTATACTGTAGTGAAATACTACCAAAATACATGGGATGACTCGTTCATGAAAAAAGAAGGGCTGGAGCTTCTTAAGGAAACGAGCCGGTTTTGGATCAGCCGGGCCGTGGAAGAAAATGACCAGCTGGTTATCAAAGATGTCATCGGACCGGATGAGTACACGGAGCATATCGATAATAATGCCTTTACCAATTATATGGCTTGGTACAATGTCGAGCAGGCGCTGTTTTTTATGGATAAATACGGGGATGATGATCGGCAATTAAAGGATCGGGGCCATGAGTTTTTGAAGCGCTTATATCTGCCTAAGGCCAATGATGATAAAATCATCCCCCAAGATGATACGTTCCTGAGCAAGCCTGAGATCGACCTTTCACGGTACAAACAAGCTCAGGGCAGTCAGGGCATCCTTATGGATTATTCACGTCAAGAAGTGAATGAGATGCAAATCCTGAAACAGGCGGATGTCGTCATGCTGCTCTACTTATTACCGGATGTATTTCCAAGTGATATAATCTATGAAAATCTGCGTTATTATGAGGAGCATACCATCCACGACTCTTCATTGAGCAAAGCGATTCATGCCATAGTTGCAGCAAGGGCGGGGGAAATCGAAAAGGCATACGAATTTTTCCAGGAGAGCTGTTTAATCGACTTGGGCCCGAATCCTCAATCCTCTGATGAGGGACTTCATGCTGCTTCCCTCGGTGCCATCTGGATGGCAGCAATGTTCGGTTTTGCAAATGTCTCGATCAAGAATCAGCGGTTAAGTCTGGACCCTAAGCTGCCATCAGGATGGTCAGAACTTGCTTTCCCGCTCAATTTCCAAGGGTCTCGCTTACATGTTGCCCTAACCCACAACCAAGCCGTCATAACGAAAGTTTCGGGTGATGATGTATGTATTGAACTAAATGGGACTGAATTTCTCGTATCGGACAAATTTGCAATGGACCTTCACTAA